Below is a genomic region from Besnoitia besnoiti strain Bb-Ger1 chromosome Unknown contig00075, whole genome shotgun sequence.
agagtatctctcctaagacactgcataacatatgaatgctccttccgccattcgttgactgtgtttaccacggggaattagaacagaataccaagttctttgcctggaggtttgttacgttccgtacagtttaggtaaaaggtatgttagagacttagactagcgttggagcacattgtttcattcgatagtccacgctcaatcttaccatacatagtacttttatgatcccaggctggtttaataagtcaaagtttagccgggaagttagcgtctaaaatatataaccgatagtctcaacttagatgcacagatggacataatttatcccttgtacggtttgtacctacttgactcctcagtttaagttaaggagtcctttgtttacagcttgtaccgttactttcaggagcataccgttaaattcgatgatcttatgtgttcactcaaatcgaataaacaaagacattatagttcctagaatactgaagatgactccggttatgagatacagacaaccaagttctttatgattgcagtacaccaccaccccactggactgcttaagacagctaaaagtgttggatttcaatatcctactacattaagattattccacatcggttatgttctaggcgtaatatatggattcttgttctcactcatcttaacagcgagagaaaactactactcagatgctagtctaatcagtagcatcgtacttggagttatcatctctgagacaggattatttatcagctttttctggggagtatatactacgagttggactactggtttagatcttgaaggtctttgtttaccggatccaagttctcttgtgcttttcatgaccatcatgttaagtgcattaagtatagtggtatccagcgtatatttgaaaaaccaacatttgtatacaagctgtacgaatatcatgacattcactttggtagtcgccttcttaatgttagtctgtacggaatacttaggactatctctttatattaatgataatgcatttggtaatggacttttcatcttaactggtatacattttagccatgttatgttggagctatccttgtattcttcactcaaagtatctatagttctttagttacttacatgcctacaagctctataatgctaagcaaatctaaaggtatgttatgcaagatctttacagaaccattcactattttatatctacactttgtagaaaccatgtggatattaatccacattacattctatctctaaatcatataacggtcgtaaggtacgccgggataacaggtcagataatattgggagttctaatcctcggattgtatcagcacctccatgtcggctcattactcccttgttattgaacaagattcagttaggaacgctagttcaccgtcagatgtaatacgtgagctgggttaagaacgtctggagacagtttgttccctatctaccatattatctaattggtttaattttcttacaaacggcttttggtttgattgaattatcgcacccagataactccataccagtgaaccggtttgtaactccgttcatatcgtacctgaatggtacttttttagcatattatgcggtgttaaaagtaatcccatccaaaaccggtggtttgttagtattttatgttatcaacatgtcaatgaaatatcaacaacgatgaaacttatttggttaacataacaacatagaaggtaaagctggattacgtttcaaaactttacactggatacgtttcaatgttaacttactaaataccatgggagcgaagagaatctaatatgtaactccgttcatggaaatcaaaagagctttcacgctatctctagtgcctgtcgagtcgctcaaggaagatttgatcctgtatatgatttaagggatgtaaaggtgctcagggtctaaccgtcgggccatctggatcctcatattcaaagataattctatttaagaaagttttagataaacgacatgtgaagagtcggaccaactttcacgcacgacgataattacccgacaaggatttacctacctttggaccgtcataatacagccgccgtttacattttactgcaccgggcagggattatatactatacctctacagtggtattagcagtatctagtgttgatgtacaacagacgctctccttgttcactacctaaccataatctattgttccagatattaaggaatgtacgcttcatataactacacaacgttatgccaagaaggataccagattaccctgattatctttgttatattaatacatggtgttcaattggttctatatccacaatagttatcatcttaactatgctctgctaatgcacttaacatgatggtcatgaaaagcacaagagaacttggatccggtaaacaaagaccttcaagatctaaaccagtagtccaactcgtagtatattactcccagaaaaaggtagtttatatcaacctaggaatcccattttagtaagtgtaacatggagtctagcttcagttgttatctgattggtattgcatgcctgagtacgtaaggaaaaggaaaggttaacgctatttaaacacaacagttaccgtagctgtagatgaatgctaaatctagagtatctctcctaagacactgcataacatatgaatgctccttccgccattcgttgatgtgtttaccacggggaattagaacagaataccaagttcctttgcctggaggtttgttacgttccgtacagttgtaggtaaaaggtatgttagagacttagactagcgttggagcacattgtttcattcgatagtccacgctcaatcttaccatacatagtacttttatgatccaggctggtttaataagtcaaagtttagccggaagttagcgtctaaaatatataaccgatagtctcaacttagatgcacagatggacataattaatccttgtacggtttgtacctacttgactcctcagtttaagttaaggagtcctttgtttacagcttgtacgttactttcaggagcataccgttaaattcgatgatcttatgtgttcactcaatcgaataaacaaagacattatagttcctagaatactgaagatgactccggttatgagatacagacaaccaagttctttatgattgcagtacaccaccaccccactggactgcttaagacagctaaaagtgttggatttcaatatcctactacattaagattattcacatcggttatgttctaggcgtaatatatggattcttgttctcactcatcttaacagcgagagaaaactactactcagatgctagtctaatcagtagcatcgtacttggagttatcatctctgagacaggattatttatcagctttttctggggagtatatactacgagttggactactggtttagatcttgaaggtctttgtttaccggatccaagttctcttgtgcttttcatgaccatcatgttaagtgcattagcagagcatagttaagatgataatattgtggatatagaaccaattgaacaccatgtattaatataacaaagataatcagggtaatctggtatccttcttggcataacgttgtgtagttatatgaagcgtacattccttaatatctggaacaatagattatggttaggtagtggaacaaggagagcgtctgttgtacatcaacactagatactgctaataccactgtagaggtatagtatataatccctgcccggtgcagtaaaatgtaaacggcggctgtattatgacggtccaaaggtaggtaaatccttgtcgggtaattatcgtcgtgcgtgaaagttggtccgactcttcacatgtcgtttatctaaaactttcttaaatagaattatctttgaatatgaggatccagatggcccgacggttagaccctgagcacctttacatcccttaaatcatatacaggatcaaatcttccttgagcgactcgacaggcactagagatagcgtgaaagctcttttgatttccatgaacggagttacatattagattctcttcgctcccatggtatttagtaagttaacattgaaacgtatccagtgtaaagtttgaacgtaatccagctttaccttctatgttgttatgttaaccaaataagttttcatcgttgttgatatttcattgacatgttgataacataaatactaacaaaccaccggttttggatgggattacttttaacaccgcataatatgctaaaaagtaccattcaggtacgatatgaagcggagttacaaaccggttcactggtatggagttatctgggtgcgataattcaatcaaaccaaaagccgtttgtaagaaaattaaaccaattagataggatagacatttagcatcggtcattaacatatgaggatagaaggctactttaagtgcggaatcaatacctgcagggttactagaaccatttaaatgtaaatagaagatgtgtaatacaattagaatgcaacctacaaaaggtaatataaagtgcaatacaaagaatcgttttaatgttacatcagatacatagtatccaccgagtaaccaaggtactaaatatggtattggagaaaggagattagtaatgactgtagcaccccagaaactcatctgtccccatggtagtacataaccgaggaaagcagtggctatagtaagtagatataaaactaaaccagacatccaagcagtagttaaataactatagctggagttatacatacctcgagacatgtgtattaagatacacaagaagacgaaagaagcagttgttgcatgcaacatcctaaattcccatcctgctgctacctctctaactagatgttgaacactagcaaatgcacaagatgcttcagaagtatatcggaacgctaaagtgatacctgtaattatttggagtacaaaggtaattgcaactaagaaaccaaagttataagatgaatttagattgagagcacaccgataaaagacgaggtgtgcccggaatagactcatggaaatttggtgtgttctcgaaaccatgctagcacaatagaacttcgttaaataactacatattaaaatgagcgcatgtaaactagtcttaaacacaccgctcgtcacgtaacaaatctcaaatcgtactgtagattttatatatgtaccgtaactataaccatggtgacatccaatgttcacgctcaatcttaccatacatagtacttttatgatcccaggctggtttaataagtcaaagtttagccgggaagttagcgtctaaaatatataaccgatagtctcaacttagatgcacagatggacataattaatccttgtacggtttgtacctacttgactcctcagtttaagttaaggagtcctttgtttacagcttgtaccgttactttcaggagcataccgttaaattcgatgatcttatgtgttcactcaaatcgaataaacaaagacattatagttcctagaatactgaagatgactccggttatgagatacagacaaccaagttctttatgattgcagtacaccaccaccccactggactgcttaaga
It encodes:
- a CDS encoding uncharacterized protein (encoded by transcript BESB_075800): MIPGWFNKSKFSRENTEDDSGYEIQTTKFFMIAVHHHPTGLLKTAKSVGFQYPTTLRLFHIGYVLGVIYGFLFSLILTARENYYSDASLISSIVLGVIISETGLFISFFWGVYTTSWTTGLDLEGLCLPDPSSLVLFMTIMLSALSIVVSSVYLKNQHLYTSCTNIMTFTLFVPYLPYYLIGLIFLQTAFGLIELSHPDNSIPVNRFVTPFISYLNGTFLAYYAVLKVIPSKTGGLLVFYVINMSMKYQQR
- a CDS encoding cytochrome b (encoded by transcript BESB_075810); protein product: MSLFRAHLVFYRCALNLNSSYNFGFLVAITFVLQIITGITLAFRYTSEASCAFASVQHLVREVAAGWEFRMLHATTASFVFLCILIHMSRGMYNSSYSYLTTAWMSGLVLYLLTIATAFLGYVLPWGQMSFWGATVITNLLSPIPYLVPWLLGGYYVSDVTLKRFFVLHFILPFVGCILIVLHIFYLHLNGSSNPAGIDSALKVAFYPHMLMTDAKCLSYLIGLIFLQTAFGLIELSHPDNSIPVNRFVTPLHIVPEWYFLAYYAVLKVIPSKTGGLLVFMLSTCQ